The Astyanax mexicanus isolate ESR-SI-001 chromosome 12, AstMex3_surface, whole genome shotgun sequence genome window below encodes:
- the LOC125806127 gene encoding uncharacterized protein LOC125806127, whose protein sequence is MGLFCLCDSIYFKVTIQQYVNRSISNRYCGSNRIVTLWIRIESIQKIWIDSQPYAPPSSPPPSSSSSSSSPPPPPSSSPPPPPSSSPPPPSSSPPPPSPSPPPPSPSPPPPSPSPPPPPSSPPPPPSSPPPPSPSPPPPSPSPPPPSPSPPPPSPSPPPPSPSPPPPSPSPPPPPSSPPPPPSSPPPPPSSPPPPPSSPPPPSSSPPPPSSSPPSSSSPPPPPSSPPPSSSSPPPSSSSPPPPPSSSPPPPSSSPPPPPSSPPPSSSSPPPSSPPSSPPPPSTSPPPPSTSPPPSSTSPPSSSPPPSSSSSPPPSSSSSPPPSSSSSPPPPSSSPPPPPSSPPPPPSSSPPPSSSSPPPSSSSPPPPSSSSPPPSSSSPPPSSSSPPPPSSSSPPPPSSSPPPSSSPPPSSSPPPPSSPPPSSPPPSSPPPSSPPPSFPPTWKTGDCGFKSHLSLCRCPATCSAVSFRKKITCQ, encoded by the coding sequence AATCGGATCGTGACCTTATGGATCAGAATCGAATCAATCCAGAAAATTTGGATTGATTCCCAGCCCTACGCACCACCATCAtccccaccaccatcatcatcatcatcatcatcatccccaccaccaccaccatcatcatccccaccaccaccaccatcatcatccccaccaccaccatcatcatccccaccaccaccatcaccatccccaccaccaccatcaccatccccaccaccaccatcaccatccccaccaccaccaccatcatccccaccaccaccaccatcatccccaccaccaccatcaccatccccaccaccaccatcaccatccccaccaccaccatcaccatccccaccaccaccatcaccatccccaccaccaccatcaccatccccaccaccaccatcaccatccccaccaccaccaccatcatccccaccaccaccaccatcatccccaccaccaccaccatcatccccaccaccaccaccatcatccccaccaccaccatcatcatccccaccaccaccatcatcatccccaccatcatcatcatccccaccaccaccaccatcatccccaccaccttcatcatcatccccaccaccttcatcatcatccccaccaccaccaccatcatcatccccaccaccaccatcatcatccccaccaccaccaccatcatccccaccaccatcatcatcatccccaccaccatcatccccaccatcatccccaccaccaccatcaacatccccaccaccaccatcaacaTCCCCACCACCATCATCAACATCCCCACCATCATCAtccccaccaccatcatcatcatcatccccaccaccatcatcatcatcatccccaccaccatcatcatcatcatccccaccaccaccatcatcatccccaccgccaccaccatcatccccaccaccaccaccatcatcatccccaccaccatcatcatcatccccaccaccatcatcatcatccccaccaccaccatcatcatcatccccaccaccatcatcatcatccccaccaccatcatcatcatccccaccaccaccatcatcatcatccccaccaccaccatcatcatccccaccaccatcatcatccccaccaccatcatcatccccaccaccaccatcatccccaccaccatcatccccaccaccatcatccccaccaccatcatccccacCACCATCATTCCCACCAACATGGAAAACTGGAGATTGTGGGTTCAAGTCCCACCTGAGTCTCTGTAGATGTCCTGCCACATGCTCTGCTGTTtctttcaggaaaaaaataacttGTCAATAA
- the tmem47 gene encoding transmembrane protein 47, translating into MASSSASGAEEARAPALTPLKLVGLACAFLALCLDAGALLSPAWVTAEGQYALSLWESCLRASGHADWHCSSTLETDWHIATLALLLGGAFLIFISFLVALIAVCTGTRRRFYRPVSVMLFAAVVLQACSLVLYPIKFIETINLRMYHEFNWGYGLAWGSTIFSFGGAVLYCLNPKNYEDYY; encoded by the exons ATGGCCTCGTCGTCCGCGAGCGGCGCGGAGGAGGCGCGCGCCCCCGCGCTGACGCCGCTGAAGCTCGTGGGTCTGGCCTGCGCGTTCCTCGCGCTGTGTCTGGACGCGGGCGCTCTGCTGAGCCCCGCGTGGGTGACCGCCGAGGGGCAGTACGCCCTGTCTCTGTGGGAGTCCTGCCTGAGAGCGAGCGGGCACGCGGACTGGCACTGCAGCAGCACGCTGGAGACAG ATTGGCACATTGCCACGCTGGCACTGTTGCTGGGCGGAGCTTTCCTCATCTTCATCTCCTTCCTGGTGGCTCTGATCGCCGTCTGCACTGGAACCCGGAGACGATTCTACAGGCCCGTGTCCGTCATGCTGTTTGCTGCag TGGTTCTGCAGGCCTGCAGTCTGGTTCTGTACCCCATCAAGTTCATTGAAACCATCAATCTGCGGATGTACCACGAGTTCAACTGGGGCTACGGTCTGGCCTGGGGGTCCACCATCTTCTCCTTCGGAGGAGCCGTCCTTTACTGCCTGAACCCTAAAAACTACGAAGACTACTACTAA